One window of Microbacterium sediminis genomic DNA carries:
- a CDS encoding DUF3043 domain-containing protein: MANTPAPADDDASTTTVGKGRPTPSRAEREAARRRPLVANTKEARQRARAELRERQDRARIGMANGEEKYLPPKDKGPQRRWVRDYTDAGWHIGELLMPLLIVVLIVTMFLPLEFQFYGMMGLWIFVALTVADMIILSNTVKKKAADKFGKDKREKGLGWYAAMRSVQMRWMRLPKPQVKRGQYPA; encoded by the coding sequence GTGGCCAACACCCCCGCGCCCGCCGACGACGACGCGTCGACGACGACCGTCGGCAAGGGCCGTCCCACCCCCTCCCGCGCCGAGCGCGAGGCCGCTCGCCGGCGCCCGCTCGTCGCCAACACCAAGGAGGCGCGACAGCGCGCCCGCGCCGAGCTGCGCGAGCGCCAGGACCGCGCGCGCATCGGCATGGCCAACGGCGAGGAGAAGTACCTGCCACCGAAGGACAAGGGCCCGCAGCGCCGCTGGGTGCGCGACTACACCGACGCCGGCTGGCACATCGGCGAGCTGCTCATGCCGCTGCTGATCGTCGTGCTCATCGTGACGATGTTCCTTCCGCTGGAGTTCCAGTTCTACGGGATGATGGGCCTCTGGATCTTCGTGGCGCTCACCGTCGCCGACATGATCATCCTGTCCAACACCGTCAAGAAGAAGGCGGCCGACAAGTTCGGCAAGGACAAGCGCGAGAAGGGCCTGGGCTGGTACGCCGCCATGCGCTCCGTGCAGATGCGCTGGATGCGCCTGCCCAAGCCGCAGGTCAAGCGCGGTCAGTACCCCGCCTGA
- the hisD gene encoding histidinol dehydrogenase gives MRTIDLRGRTLSPAELLAAVPRATEARAAALHAAAEIVDDVRARGEASLREQAERFDRVAGHAVRVPAAHIAEAIDGLDPQVRAALEESIRRVRQASAAQVPAPRVTEIGPGARVTQRWQPVSRVGVYVPGGKAVYPSSVVMNVVPAQVAGVGSIALASPPQAEFDGRVHPTILAAAGLLGVTEVYAMGGAGAIGALAYGVASLGLDPVDVVTGPGNNFVAAAKRAVAGVVGTDSEAGATEILIVADESGDARLIAYDLVSQAEHDEQASAVLVTTSAELAAAVEREVAEVAAATRHRERVATALAGEQSAIVLVDDAAAAEAFSNAYAPEHLELHLVDAPAAAARYTSAGALFIGPYAPVSLGDYLSGSNHVLPTGGQARYAAGLGAATFLRPQQLIEYDREALAQVRDGIVALSASEALPAHGEAVVARFTAPGGAAGGGA, from the coding sequence ATGCGCACGATCGACCTGCGTGGTCGCACCCTGAGTCCCGCCGAGCTGCTCGCCGCCGTGCCCCGCGCCACCGAGGCGCGGGCGGCGGCGCTGCATGCCGCGGCCGAGATCGTCGACGACGTCCGCGCCCGCGGCGAGGCGTCGCTGCGCGAGCAGGCGGAGCGGTTCGACCGCGTCGCCGGGCACGCCGTCCGCGTCCCGGCCGCGCATATCGCCGAGGCGATCGACGGGCTCGACCCGCAGGTCCGTGCCGCGCTGGAGGAGTCGATCCGTCGCGTGCGGCAGGCCTCGGCCGCACAGGTGCCCGCGCCGCGGGTCACCGAGATCGGCCCCGGCGCCCGGGTGACGCAGCGGTGGCAGCCGGTCTCGCGCGTGGGCGTGTACGTTCCCGGCGGCAAGGCCGTCTATCCCTCGAGCGTGGTCATGAACGTCGTTCCCGCCCAGGTGGCCGGCGTGGGCAGCATCGCGCTGGCCTCGCCGCCGCAGGCCGAGTTCGACGGCCGGGTCCACCCGACGATCCTCGCCGCCGCCGGCCTGCTCGGCGTGACGGAGGTGTACGCGATGGGCGGCGCCGGCGCGATCGGCGCGCTCGCCTACGGTGTCGCCTCGCTCGGGCTGGACCCCGTCGACGTCGTCACCGGACCCGGCAACAACTTCGTCGCCGCCGCCAAGCGCGCCGTCGCGGGCGTGGTCGGCACCGACTCGGAGGCCGGCGCGACCGAGATCCTCATCGTCGCCGACGAGTCCGGCGACGCGCGGCTGATCGCGTACGACCTCGTCAGCCAGGCCGAGCACGACGAGCAGGCGTCGGCCGTCCTCGTGACGACGTCGGCCGAGCTCGCCGCCGCGGTCGAGCGCGAGGTGGCCGAGGTCGCCGCGGCCACGCGCCATCGCGAGCGCGTCGCCACCGCGCTGGCGGGGGAGCAGTCCGCGATCGTGCTCGTCGACGATGCCGCCGCCGCCGAGGCGTTCAGCAACGCGTACGCCCCCGAGCACCTCGAGCTCCACCTCGTCGATGCGCCGGCCGCCGCCGCGCGCTACACGAGCGCGGGCGCGCTGTTCATCGGCCCCTACGCACCCGTGAGCCTGGGCGACTACCTCTCCGGCTCGAACCACGTGCTCCCCACCGGGGGACAGGCCCGCTACGCGGCCGGTCTCGGGGCCGCCACGTTCCTGCGCCCGCAGCAGCTGATCGAGTACGACCGCGAGGCCCTGGCGCAGGTGCGCGACGGCATCGTCGCGCTCTCGGCCTCCGAGGCCCTGCCCGCGCACGGCGAGGCGGTCGTCGCGCGCTTCACGGCGCCCGGCGGGGCCGCAGGCGGCGGCGCGTAG
- the nrdR gene encoding transcriptional regulator NrdR: MHCPFCRNPDSRVIDSRTSDDGLSIRRRRQCPQCGKRFSTIETSSLNVIKRSGAVEPFSRDKVMAGVRKACQGRPVTDADLALLAQKVEEAVRQTGLSQIDANEIGLATLGPLRELDEVAYLRYASVYQAFESLEDFEAAIADLRADHAGRPGGDVPAEA, encoded by the coding sequence ATGCACTGTCCCTTCTGCCGCAACCCCGATTCCCGCGTCATCGACTCGCGCACGAGCGACGACGGCCTCTCGATCCGTCGCCGGCGGCAATGCCCGCAGTGCGGCAAGCGGTTCTCGACGATCGAGACCTCGAGCCTGAACGTGATCAAGCGCTCCGGCGCCGTCGAGCCGTTCAGCCGCGACAAGGTGATGGCGGGCGTGCGCAAGGCCTGCCAGGGCCGCCCCGTGACCGACGCCGACCTCGCGCTGCTCGCGCAGAAGGTCGAGGAGGCCGTGCGCCAGACGGGCCTCAGCCAGATCGACGCGAACGAGATCGGCCTGGCCACGCTGGGGCCGCTGCGCGAGCTCGACGAGGTCGCCTACCTGCGCTACGCCAGCGTCTACCAGGCGTTCGAGTCGCTCGAGGACTTCGAGGCGGCGATCGCCGACCTGCGCGCCGACCACGCGGGCCGCCCCGGCGGCGACGTGCCGGCGGAGGCGTGA
- a CDS encoding quinone-dependent dihydroorotate dehydrogenase, translated as MYPLLFRTVLSRLDPETAHHLGMAVIRVLGSAPLAPIVRAVTRPDPSLAVEALGVRFPSPFGVAAGFDKNAVGVRGLDALGFGHVEIGTVTAIPQDGNPKPRLFRLVPDRAVINRMGFNNRGAEAAARRLARLRRGGAVVGANIGKSRVVDVDDATADYVASARMLAPLSDYLAVNVSSPNTPGLRGLQAVETLRPLLEAVKAAAGSTPLLVKIAPDLPDDEVSAITAMAVDLGLAGIIATNTTIGRDGLATDPATVEAAGAGGLSGAPLKARSLEVLRLIRAAAPDPGFCVISVGGIETADDVRERLDAGATLTQGYTAFLYRGPFWARQINRGLARR; from the coding sequence ATGTACCCGCTGCTGTTCCGCACCGTGCTCTCGCGCCTCGACCCCGAGACCGCCCACCACCTCGGCATGGCCGTGATCCGCGTGCTTGGCAGCGCGCCCCTGGCGCCGATCGTCCGCGCCGTCACCCGTCCCGATCCGTCCCTCGCCGTCGAGGCGCTCGGCGTGCGCTTCCCCTCGCCGTTCGGCGTGGCGGCCGGCTTCGACAAGAACGCCGTGGGCGTGCGGGGCCTCGACGCCCTCGGCTTCGGGCACGTCGAGATCGGCACCGTCACCGCGATCCCGCAGGACGGCAACCCGAAGCCGCGGCTGTTCCGGCTCGTGCCGGACCGCGCCGTCATCAACCGCATGGGGTTCAACAACCGCGGCGCCGAGGCCGCGGCCCGCCGGCTCGCGCGGCTGCGCCGCGGGGGAGCGGTCGTCGGTGCGAACATCGGCAAGAGCCGCGTCGTCGACGTCGACGACGCCACCGCCGACTACGTCGCCAGCGCGAGGATGCTCGCGCCGCTGTCCGACTACCTCGCCGTCAACGTCTCGTCCCCGAACACCCCGGGCCTGCGTGGGCTGCAGGCCGTCGAGACCCTGCGCCCGCTGCTCGAGGCGGTCAAGGCCGCGGCCGGCTCGACGCCGCTGCTGGTGAAGATCGCCCCCGACCTGCCCGACGACGAGGTCTCGGCGATCACCGCGATGGCCGTCGACCTCGGCCTCGCCGGGATCATCGCGACGAACACCACGATCGGTCGCGACGGGCTCGCCACCGACCCCGCCACCGTCGAGGCGGCCGGGGCCGGCGGCCTCTCGGGCGCCCCCCTGAAGGCGCGCTCGCTCGAGGTGCTGCGCCTGATCCGCGCCGCGGCGCCCGATCCCGGGTTCTGCGTGATCTCGGTGGGCGGCATCGAGACCGCCGACGACGTGCGCGAGCGCCTCGACGCCGGCGCCACGCTCACGCAGGGCTACACGGCGTTCCTCTACCGCGGTCCGTTCTGGGCCCGCCAGATCAACCGCGGCCTCGCCCGCCGCTGA